The following nucleotide sequence is from Planctomycetota bacterium.
GAGCCACAATCCGGACATCCTCTACTTCGGCGCTAACAAGCTTTATCGCTCCATGGACCGTGGCGAGACGTGGACCGCCATCAGCGACGACTTGACCCGCGCCGAAGAGCGCGGCGACGTCCCCTTCGCCACCATCACCACGTTCTCCGAGAGCGAGCTGCACTTCGGCCGCCTGTGGGTCGGCACCGACGACGGCCAGCTGTGGCTCACCGCCGACGGCGGCTCGACCTGGAGCGACGTCGGCGGCGGGCTGCCGCGGGACCGCTGGGTCAGCCGTGTCGTCGCGTCGCGAGTCGAGCAGGACCGCGCCTACGTCACCCTCAACGGCTACCGGCAGGACGACGCCACGGCCTACCTCTACGTCACCGAAGACGCCGGCTCGACCTGGCGCTCATGGGCCTATGGTCTGCGGGCGGAGCCCCTCAACGGGGTGCGCGAACCCCCGGTGAACGCCGACGTGCTCTCCGGCGGCAGCGACCGCGGCGCCTACGCGAGCCTCGACCGCGGCGCC
It contains:
- a CDS encoding glycosyl hydrolase encodes the protein SHNPDILYFGANKLYRSMDRGETWTAISDDLTRAEERGDVPFATITTFSESELHFGRLWVGTDDGQLWLTADGGSTWSDVGGGLPRDRWVSRVVASRVEQDRAYVTLNGYRQDDATAYLYVTEDAGSTWRSWAYGLRAEPLNGVREPPVNADVLSGGSDRGAYASLDRGA